The following are encoded in a window of Amaranthus tricolor cultivar Red isolate AtriRed21 chromosome 2, ASM2621246v1, whole genome shotgun sequence genomic DNA:
- the LOC130803956 gene encoding uncharacterized protein LOC130803956, whose product MPYEIWGHISKRDWEAFVAKRTTPIEVEKRGNASDSASKRKFYHRLGQKTYDEVRKEWVDAGLYPNQSSSTPSSTTTSASVNTLAGDRVRDWYCGLHSRDASGKFTINDPGTKKVADAVMDWKEKEATGEFTPRGNVDALHMVLGKDHSGQVVGKVGVRVGLQKAFGKECVATQSRTALREEAATLRAEITKDVLAKLAAVLQKMGVPIVDLANLIVEDQESQHGDTNALVEPTPEPITPVAPQLINNTPEGENTTLENINFVAQYPEPTPEPVLQEATPCSILLPQLGVASDSDLTEVTYGVAQPNKEGQTVHSISVTSGHISVAVEAIVKGFEDFSLPITMPAWSLEKLSDALGSFVTWPYAWVRFTNMQKSPKGSWREVGSSAKVSTGSKSMPSTPILTDEELKDLSQDCKWLHYCASRISEEDPIILNLLKEQYCFLESPFVIIGPSDIGQFLRGEMLNVTLFHVYMSAAYEELNSCEPPIKIGWFCPESISGSKCRNDPDEVRSYIETALTNSLASKHTFILAPYVEDLHWILLIICPLTNTVHVFDSLQKPQSPPRNTRFKALLNAAMNRVRGQMGSTSRATFPKWTAIKCFQQPSSSVDCDYYALKYMDDIIKSVKDFGVENIDAVLNDIPRETRPLRSE is encoded by the exons atgccctacgaaatatggggtcacatatcgaaaagggattgggaggcctttgttgccaaaagaacaactcccatagaagtt gaaaagcgtggtaacgcttctgattctgcaagcaaaaggaagttttaccatcgcttgggccagaaaacgtacgatgaggtccgaaaagagtgggtggatgcgggtttataccccaatcaaagttcatccacgccctcatctacgactacctccgcatccgtgaatactcttgctggagatcgggtgcgtgattggtattgcgggcttcattcccgagatgcaagtggtaaatttaccattaatgatccaggaacgaagaaggttgctgatgctgtg atggactggaaggaaaaagaagctacgggggagttcaccccaagaggcaatgttgacgcattgcatatggtcttagggaaagaccacagtgggcagGTAGTCGGAAAAgtaggcgtccgcgtggggttacagaaggcattcggcaaagagtgtgttgctactcaatcccgaacggcgctgcgggaagaagcagcaaccctccgagcggagattacgaaggacgttctcgccaagctggccgccgtgttgcagaagatgggagtacccattgtggacttggcaaacctgattgtcgaggatcaggaaagtcaacatggggatactaacgctttggtcgagccaacacccgagcccattacccccgtagcaccccagctcattaataatacccctgaaggggaaaacaccACACTggagaacataaacttcgttgctcaatatccggagccaactccggagccagtgctacag gaggcgactccttgttctattttgctgcctcagttaggtgttgctagtgatagcgacttaactgaggttacatatggtgtggcccagccaaataaagagggtcaaacagtgcattcaatatctgttacaagtggccacattagtgtggccgtggaggctattgtaaaggggtttgaagatttctcactcccaattacaatgccagcatggagccttgagaaactatcagacgccctaggtagtttcgtcacatggccatatgcttgggtccgattcactaacatg caaaagagtccaaagggatcttggagagaggtcggttcctccgCAAaagtgtcgactgggtcaaagtcgatgccaagcactccaattttgactgatgaggagctaaaagatctctctcaagattgcaaatggctgcattattgtgcatctcgcataagtgaggaggacccaatcattttgaacctgctgaaggagcaatactgctttttagagagcccgtttgtaattattggtcctagtgacatcgggcaatttttgagaggagagatgctgaatgtaactcttttccatgtctacatgag tgcggcttacgaggagctaaattcttgcgaacctccaataaaaattggatggttttgcccggagtcgatttcgggtagtaaatgtagaaatgatccagatgaagTCAGatcatacattgagactgctttgactaattcccttgcatctaaacacacattcattctggctccatatgtggaaga tttgcattggatacttttgatcatatgtcctttaacgaacactgtgcacgtcttcgactcattacaaaaacctcaaagcccacctcgcaacacaagattcaaagcgttgttgaatgc cgcaatgaatagagtgcgtggacaaatgggatctacatccagagccacatttccaaaatggacagcaataaag tgctttcaacaaccttcttcttccgttgactgcgacTACTACGCGCTaaagtatatggacgatattataaaatccgtgaaggactttggagtcgaaaatatagatgcc gttttaaacgacattccgagggaaacgcgccctttgagaagtgaatag